The Actinomadura sp. WMMB 499 genome includes a window with the following:
- a CDS encoding ATP-binding protein: MTAWDGRGTGRVTGDGGVDVRAVRRWVRREVERLGADRLDLADVDLMVDEIATNALRYTDSRRPGGGVRAVVLMAADRVRVEITDDGGATSLPVVKVVAADAWAECGRGLAIVACLSDCWGFEVGRAAERPVTVWFEVARR, translated from the coding sequence GTGACGGCCTGGGACGGGCGTGGCACCGGACGGGTCACCGGGGACGGCGGCGTGGACGTGCGGGCGGTGCGGCGCTGGGTGCGCCGCGAGGTCGAACGGCTCGGCGCCGACCGGCTGGACCTGGCCGACGTGGACCTGATGGTCGACGAGATCGCGACGAACGCCCTGCGCTACACCGACAGCAGGCGTCCGGGCGGGGGTGTCCGGGCGGTCGTGCTGATGGCCGCCGACCGGGTCCGGGTCGAGATCACCGACGACGGCGGGGCGACTTCGCTGCCGGTCGTGAAGGTGGTGGCGGCGGACGCGTGGGCCGAGTGCGGCCGGGGGCTGGCCATAGTCGCCTGCCTGTCGGACTGCTGGGGCTTCGAGGTCGGCCGCGCCGCCGAACGTCCGGTGACGGTGTGGTTCGAGGTCGCGCGGCGGTGA